A window of the Streptomyces sp. NBC_00250 genome harbors these coding sequences:
- a CDS encoding ABC transporter ATP-binding protein encodes MSDCPPHGGAPAAAPSAPTGAGGAGHPRTVRPGWARRLGGYALRRRTDLLLAFGAAAVAAVATASLPLVLRHVVDGVAGSTTTSLAPWILLLTGIGAVRFGGSFVRRYCSGRLSLGVQYDLRNDAFAALLRLDGAQQDDLRTGQVVSRSISDITLIQTLLQFLPNMTGNALMFCVSLVFMAWLSPLLTVVALVVGPLLWLIALRGRRTLFPANWHAQQEAAEVASAVESTVTGVRIVKGFGQERRELEGLERRVRGLFSSRLRVVAFTSRYNPALQAVPALGQVAVLVLGGWLALDGRVSLGTFLAFTAYLGSFVTPVRQVATLLTVWQQARAGAERVFEVIDEEPGITDPPTARDLPAESTTAPGAPGADELPALAWDDVTFAHGAGEPLLRGFSLDVRPGETLALIGPAGCGKSTAVALLPRFYDTAAGTVRVGGHDVRNLTLAGLRSRIGFVFEESLLLSDTVRANIAYGRPDAGDEEIRAAARLACADEFVERLPDGYDTLVGEQGLTLSGGQRQRIALARALLGDPAVLVLDDATSAIDARVEADIHASLRDAGRRSTTVLVAHRESTLELADRIALMDGGRIVDTGTLAELRSRSALFRSLLAADGEEGRPEEASAPARGVTEELWRRPADSGRVHDESTAVRAANALAEAAATAGPGRGGPGGGVLGSAPPTPELLAALERLPLPEDDPRVPLEQAVSADPRFHLGTLLKPFRLSLLAGLLLVAVDALAQIAVPVLVRHGVDGGVAHQARGVLLAASAAAALVVGLNWLVGVAQVRTTGRTGERLLYTLRIKTYAQLQRLGLDYYEGEPGGRIMTRMTTDVDALSTFLQTGLITAVVSLLTVLGVLAALLVIDSGLALVLLAALPLLIGATAVFRHYSVPAYLEARERISTVNACLQENVGMLRVTQAFRREGHNAAHFAALAWSFRDSRLRAQRYMGTFFPFVEFLGTLSTAAVLAVGVGQVRSGELTAGTLIAFLLYVELFFSPIQQLSQVFDGYQQAVVGMSRLRALMRTPVATPLAAAPRRVTSLRGEIEFDDVSFHYAGGRERDVLHGVRLRVAPGETVALVGTTGAGKSTVVKLLARFYDPVAGVVRVDGHDLRELDLTGYRRRLGIVPQEPHLFGVTVRDAIAYGRPDATDAEVEAAARAVGAHDTVAALPAGYLTPVGERGHGLSAGQRQLLALARAELIDPDVLLLDEATASLDLATERRVAAAVDALSRRRTTLVVAHRLTTAARADRVVVLEAGTVVESGTHAQLLAGQGPYRRLWDAYRQGTTTRTTPSAPAAAEHHDRLVQGSAR; translated from the coding sequence GTGAGCGACTGTCCCCCGCACGGGGGTGCCCCGGCCGCCGCACCGTCCGCACCCACCGGGGCGGGCGGGGCGGGGCACCCAAGGACGGTGCGGCCCGGCTGGGCGCGCCGCCTCGGCGGGTACGCGCTCCGCCGCCGCACCGACCTCCTGCTCGCCTTCGGCGCGGCGGCCGTCGCCGCCGTCGCCACCGCCTCGCTGCCCCTCGTCCTCCGCCACGTCGTCGACGGCGTCGCCGGCTCCACCACCACCTCCCTCGCCCCCTGGATCCTGCTGCTCACCGGCATCGGCGCGGTGCGCTTCGGCGGGAGCTTCGTCCGCCGCTACTGCTCCGGCCGGCTCTCCCTCGGGGTCCAGTACGACCTGCGCAACGACGCCTTCGCCGCGCTCCTGCGGCTCGACGGCGCACAACAGGACGACCTGCGCACCGGCCAGGTGGTGAGCCGCTCCATCTCCGACATCACCCTGATCCAGACGCTGCTGCAGTTCCTGCCCAACATGACCGGCAACGCCCTGATGTTCTGCGTCTCGCTGGTCTTCATGGCCTGGCTCTCGCCGCTGCTCACCGTCGTCGCCCTGGTCGTCGGCCCGCTCCTGTGGCTGATCGCGCTGCGCGGCCGGCGCACCCTCTTCCCCGCCAACTGGCACGCCCAGCAGGAGGCGGCTGAGGTCGCCTCCGCCGTCGAGTCCACGGTCACCGGTGTCCGCATCGTCAAGGGCTTCGGCCAGGAGCGGCGCGAACTGGAGGGACTCGAACGCCGGGTCCGGGGACTGTTCTCCTCGCGGCTGCGCGTCGTCGCCTTCACCAGCCGCTACAACCCGGCCCTCCAGGCCGTGCCCGCGCTCGGGCAGGTGGCGGTCCTGGTCCTCGGCGGCTGGCTGGCGCTCGACGGCCGGGTCTCGCTCGGCACCTTCCTCGCCTTCACCGCGTACCTCGGCTCGTTCGTCACCCCGGTCCGCCAGGTCGCGACCCTGCTCACCGTCTGGCAGCAGGCGAGGGCGGGCGCGGAGCGCGTCTTCGAGGTGATCGACGAGGAGCCGGGGATCACCGACCCGCCGACCGCCCGCGACCTGCCCGCCGAGTCCACCACCGCCCCGGGCGCCCCCGGCGCGGACGAACTTCCCGCGCTCGCCTGGGACGACGTGACCTTCGCCCACGGGGCCGGCGAGCCCCTGCTGCGCGGCTTCAGTCTGGACGTGCGCCCGGGGGAGACCCTCGCGCTCATCGGCCCCGCGGGCTGTGGCAAGTCCACCGCCGTCGCCCTGCTGCCCCGCTTCTACGACACGGCGGCGGGCACGGTCCGGGTCGGCGGGCACGACGTCCGCAACCTCACCCTGGCCGGTCTGCGCTCCCGCATCGGCTTCGTCTTCGAGGAGAGCCTGCTGCTCTCCGACACCGTGCGGGCCAACATCGCGTACGGCCGTCCGGACGCCGGTGACGAGGAGATCCGGGCGGCCGCCCGCCTCGCGTGCGCGGACGAGTTCGTCGAGCGGCTGCCCGACGGCTACGACACCCTCGTGGGGGAGCAGGGGCTCACGCTCTCCGGCGGCCAGCGCCAGCGGATCGCCCTCGCCCGCGCCCTGCTCGGCGACCCCGCGGTCCTGGTGCTCGACGACGCCACCTCCGCGATCGACGCCCGCGTCGAGGCCGACATCCACGCGTCCCTGCGCGATGCCGGGCGCCGGAGCACCACCGTGCTCGTCGCCCACCGCGAATCGACGCTGGAACTGGCCGACCGGATCGCGCTCATGGACGGCGGCCGGATCGTGGACACCGGCACCCTGGCCGAACTGCGCTCCCGCTCGGCCCTGTTCCGCTCGCTCCTGGCCGCCGACGGGGAGGAGGGCCGGCCGGAGGAGGCCTCGGCCCCGGCGCGGGGCGTCACCGAGGAGCTGTGGCGGCGCCCCGCGGACTCCGGGCGCGTCCACGACGAGTCCACGGCCGTACGGGCCGCCAACGCGCTCGCCGAGGCCGCGGCCACCGCCGGGCCGGGCCGCGGCGGACCGGGGGGAGGCGTCCTCGGCTCCGCACCGCCGACCCCCGAACTCCTCGCCGCCCTCGAACGGCTCCCGCTGCCCGAGGACGACCCCCGGGTGCCGCTGGAGCAGGCGGTCTCCGCCGACCCCCGGTTCCATCTCGGCACCCTCCTGAAGCCGTTCCGGCTGTCGCTCCTCGCCGGTCTGCTCCTGGTCGCCGTGGACGCCCTCGCGCAGATCGCCGTGCCCGTCCTCGTGCGCCACGGGGTCGACGGCGGCGTCGCCCACCAGGCCCGGGGAGTCCTCCTCGCGGCCTCCGCCGCGGCCGCCCTCGTCGTCGGGCTGAACTGGCTCGTCGGCGTCGCCCAGGTCCGCACCACCGGACGCACCGGCGAGCGGCTCCTCTACACCCTGCGGATCAAGACGTACGCCCAGTTGCAGCGGCTCGGCCTCGACTACTACGAGGGGGAGCCGGGCGGCCGCATCATGACGCGGATGACCACCGACGTGGACGCCCTGTCCACCTTCCTCCAGACCGGGCTGATCACCGCGGTCGTCAGCCTCCTCACCGTCCTCGGCGTCCTGGCCGCGCTCCTCGTCATCGACTCCGGCCTCGCGCTCGTCCTGCTCGCCGCGCTGCCGCTGCTCATCGGCGCGACCGCCGTGTTCCGGCACTACTCCGTCCCCGCCTACCTGGAGGCCCGGGAGCGCATCAGTACGGTCAACGCCTGCCTCCAGGAGAACGTGGGCATGCTGCGCGTCACCCAGGCGTTCCGGCGCGAGGGGCACAACGCCGCCCACTTCGCCGCCCTCGCCTGGTCGTTCCGCGACTCGCGGCTGCGTGCCCAGCGGTACATGGGCACCTTCTTCCCCTTCGTGGAGTTCCTCGGCACGCTCTCCACCGCCGCGGTCCTCGCCGTCGGCGTGGGGCAGGTGCGCTCCGGCGAGCTGACGGCGGGGACGCTGATCGCCTTCCTGCTCTACGTCGAACTCTTCTTCTCGCCCATTCAGCAGCTTTCCCAGGTCTTCGACGGCTACCAGCAGGCGGTCGTCGGGATGAGCCGGCTGCGGGCCCTGATGCGCACCCCCGTCGCCACGCCCCTGGCGGCGGCACCGCGCCGGGTGACCTCGCTGCGCGGCGAGATCGAGTTCGACGACGTGTCGTTCCACTACGCGGGCGGCCGGGAACGGGACGTGCTCCACGGCGTCCGGCTGCGGGTCGCGCCCGGCGAGACCGTCGCGCTCGTGGGCACCACCGGCGCGGGCAAGTCCACCGTCGTCAAGCTCCTCGCCCGGTTCTACGACCCGGTGGCCGGAGTCGTCCGGGTGGACGGGCACGACCTGCGCGAACTCGACCTGACCGGCTACCGCCGCAGGCTCGGCATCGTTCCGCAGGAGCCGCACCTGTTCGGAGTCACCGTCCGGGACGCCATCGCGTACGGCCGCCCGGACGCCACCGACGCCGAGGTGGAGGCCGCCGCCAGGGCGGTCGGCGCCCACGACACGGTGGCCGCCCTGCCGGCCGGCTATCTGACCCCGGTGGGGGAGCGGGGCCACGGCCTCTCGGCCGGGCAGCGCCAGCTGCTCGCCCTCGCCCGGGCCGAACTCATCGACCCCGACGTCCTGCTCCTCGACGAGGCGACCGCCTCGCTCGACCTCGCCACCGAGCGGCGGGTGGCCGCCGCCGTCGACGCGCTCAGCCGCCGACGGACCACGCTCGTCGTCGCGCACCGGCTCACCACGGCCGCCCGGGCCGACCGGGTCGTCGTCCTGGAGGCCGGCACCGTCGTGGAGAGCGGCACGCATGCGCAGCTCCTCGCGGGCCAGGGGCCGTACCGCCGTCTCTGGGACGCCTACCGGCAGGGCACCACCACCCGTACCACCCCGTCCGCCCCCGCGGCGGCGGAGCACCACGACCGACTCGTACAAGGGAGTGCACGATGA
- a CDS encoding LLM class flavin-dependent oxidoreductase, producing the protein MPHTSDRPARKPLHLNAFLMSVGHHEAAWRLPESPADGGTGIAHYQNLARIAERGLLDSVFLADSPVQQGDPGRRPVSKLEPTVLLTALAAVTSHIGLIATASTSYNEPFNLARRFNSLDHVSNGRAGWNIVTTAGADAARNFGLDDTPLHHERYRRAAEFVDVATKLWDSWADDAVVADKEGGIHARADRVRSIGHRGEFFRVEGPLNVERSPQGYPLLVQAGSSEDGKDFAARYAEAVFTAQQTLEEGIAFYKDVKQRALALGRDPDGIKILPGIVPVIGDTEAEARELDAELDRLIVPEYAKRQLALRLKIAPEELDLDAELPEDIPTEDDIEGAKSRYTLIVELARRERLTVRQLIGRLGGGRGHRTFAGTPEQIADTIEHWYVSGAADGFNIMPAVLPSGLEAFVDRVVPLLQERGLFRTEYTGTTLRDHYGLPRPANRLFDGAGSEGAEAPGGHLGTGLVESR; encoded by the coding sequence ATGCCGCACACGTCTGACCGCCCCGCCCGCAAGCCCCTCCACCTCAATGCCTTCCTCATGTCGGTCGGCCACCACGAGGCGGCCTGGCGTCTCCCCGAGAGCCCCGCCGACGGCGGCACCGGCATCGCGCACTACCAGAACCTCGCCCGCATCGCCGAACGCGGCCTGCTCGACTCGGTCTTCCTCGCCGACAGCCCCGTCCAGCAGGGCGATCCCGGCCGCCGGCCCGTCAGCAAGCTGGAGCCGACCGTGCTCCTCACCGCCCTGGCCGCCGTCACCTCGCACATCGGGCTGATCGCCACCGCGTCCACCAGCTACAACGAACCCTTCAACCTGGCCCGCCGCTTCAACTCGCTCGACCACGTGTCGAACGGGCGGGCCGGCTGGAACATCGTCACCACCGCAGGAGCGGACGCGGCCCGCAACTTCGGCCTCGACGACACCCCGCTGCACCACGAGCGCTACCGGCGCGCGGCCGAGTTCGTCGACGTGGCCACCAAGCTGTGGGACAGCTGGGCCGACGACGCGGTGGTCGCGGACAAGGAGGGCGGGATCCACGCCCGCGCCGACCGGGTCCGGAGCATCGGCCACCGGGGCGAGTTCTTCCGGGTGGAGGGGCCGCTGAACGTCGAGCGCTCCCCGCAGGGCTACCCGCTCCTGGTGCAGGCCGGGTCGAGCGAGGACGGCAAGGACTTCGCCGCCCGCTACGCCGAGGCGGTGTTCACCGCCCAGCAGACCCTGGAGGAGGGCATCGCCTTCTACAAGGACGTCAAGCAGCGGGCGCTCGCGCTCGGCCGCGACCCCGACGGCATCAAGATCCTCCCCGGCATCGTCCCCGTCATCGGCGACACCGAGGCCGAGGCCCGCGAACTGGACGCCGAACTCGACCGGCTCATCGTGCCGGAGTACGCCAAGCGCCAGCTGGCCCTGCGGCTGAAGATCGCGCCCGAGGAGCTGGACCTGGACGCAGAACTGCCCGAGGACATCCCGACCGAGGACGACATCGAGGGCGCGAAGAGCCGCTACACGCTGATCGTGGAGCTGGCCCGCCGCGAACGGCTCACCGTGCGCCAGCTGATCGGACGCCTCGGCGGCGGCCGCGGACACCGGACGTTCGCCGGGACGCCCGAGCAGATCGCCGACACCATCGAGCACTGGTACGTCAGCGGCGCGGCCGACGGCTTCAACATCATGCCGGCCGTCCTGCCCTCGGGCCTCGAAGCCTTCGTCGACCGGGTGGTGCCGCTGCTCCAGGAGCGCGGCCTGTTCCGTACCGAGTACACCGGCACCACCCTGCGGGACCACTACGGCCTTCCCCGGCCCGCCAACCGGCTGTTCGACGGCGCCGGGAGCGAGGGCGCCGAGGCACCCGGCGGCCACCTCGGCACCGGTCTGGTCGAATCCCGGTGA
- a CDS encoding ROK family protein gives MDRTRMSSSRPVPLRRADIPSAAVPPRRAASTGAVLGAILDHGPVARSTIARLTGLSPASVTGHCGALIGRGLVKEGPETAGPRGLGRPHIPVEIDTARYLLAGAHVAVTHTTLALMDLRGRLVAEERLPHTSTEPAEVLDRVSEGLPRMLAAQGSDRTALALGVATGHWVDPAAGVVVHHPQLGWRDVPVREVLAEATGLPVHVDSHARALARAEQLVGVASTRASAVVLFVGNVVDAAFVSSGAVHQGPRFGAGNIAHLPVGTGDVGTTCECGIPGCLQSEVSEPAMLRRAARRGLYAETFPELLQRAVDGDEVADSVFRRRARSVGRAAAVLLDMFDPEVLVVVEPSAGRLAPCLAELRATTAERSLVCDDPERSVVPSSFTGRVLAVAGTAVALGALHDDPLGPWPALPAVS, from the coding sequence GTGGACAGAACGCGCATGTCCTCCTCCCGCCCCGTCCCCCTGCGCCGCGCCGACATCCCCTCCGCGGCCGTCCCCCCGCGCCGCGCCGCCAGCACCGGCGCCGTCCTGGGGGCGATCCTCGACCACGGACCGGTCGCCCGCAGCACGATCGCCCGCCTCACCGGTCTCTCGCCCGCCTCGGTCACCGGCCACTGCGGCGCCCTGATCGGCCGGGGGCTCGTCAAGGAGGGCCCGGAGACGGCAGGTCCGCGAGGCCTCGGCCGCCCCCACATCCCCGTCGAGATCGACACAGCGCGCTATCTCCTCGCCGGTGCGCACGTCGCCGTCACCCACACCACGCTCGCCCTCATGGACCTCCGGGGGCGCCTCGTCGCCGAGGAGCGCCTCCCGCACACCAGTACCGAACCCGCCGAGGTGCTCGACCGGGTGTCCGAGGGGCTGCCCCGGATGCTCGCCGCCCAGGGCTCCGACCGGACCGCGCTCGCGCTCGGCGTGGCCACCGGCCACTGGGTCGACCCGGCCGCCGGGGTCGTCGTCCACCATCCGCAGCTGGGCTGGCGGGACGTCCCGGTGCGGGAGGTGCTCGCGGAGGCCACCGGGCTCCCCGTCCACGTGGACAGTCACGCCCGCGCCCTCGCCCGCGCCGAGCAGCTCGTCGGCGTCGCCTCGACCCGGGCGAGTGCGGTGGTGCTCTTCGTCGGCAACGTGGTGGACGCGGCCTTCGTCTCCTCCGGCGCGGTCCACCAGGGGCCGAGGTTCGGGGCGGGCAACATCGCCCATCTGCCGGTGGGGACGGGCGACGTCGGCACGACCTGCGAGTGCGGCATCCCCGGCTGCCTCCAGTCCGAGGTGTCGGAGCCCGCGATGCTGCGCCGGGCCGCCCGGCGGGGTCTGTACGCCGAGACCTTCCCGGAGCTGTTGCAGCGGGCGGTGGACGGGGACGAGGTGGCGGACTCGGTGTTCCGCCGGCGGGCCCGGTCCGTCGGCCGGGCCGCAGCCGTCCTCCTCGACATGTTCGACCCCGAGGTGCTCGTCGTGGTCGAACCGAGCGCCGGCCGACTGGCGCCCTGCCTGGCCGAGTTGCGTGCCACCACGGCCGAACGGTCGCTGGTCTGCGACGACCCCGAGCGCTCCGTCGTGCCGAGCAGCTTCACCGGCCGGGTCCTGGCCGTGGCGGGAACGGCCGTCGCCCTCGGCGCCCTGCACGACGATCCGCTCGGCCCCTGGCCGGCGCTGCCCGCGGTGTCCTGA
- a CDS encoding TetR/AcrR family transcriptional regulator, whose product MGHKEDLLEGAKRCLLEKGYGRTTARDIVAASGTNLASIGYHYGSKDALLQQAFLALTEEWGERVGPAAAGEAKRELPDDPYQRFHDVWEQVIAAAEASRPVWKLQTEVVTRLDDDEKLRDAIKEPQREGRLGMAEGMLGIDPAVDPEKARVAGLLCQALAAGVMIQWMVDPDTAPTADDLTEGLKVLMGERS is encoded by the coding sequence ATGGGACACAAGGAAGACCTCCTCGAAGGCGCCAAGCGCTGCCTCCTGGAGAAGGGGTACGGGCGGACCACGGCCCGCGACATCGTCGCCGCCTCCGGCACCAACCTCGCCTCCATCGGCTACCACTACGGCTCCAAGGACGCCCTGCTCCAGCAGGCGTTCCTGGCGCTCACCGAGGAGTGGGGGGAGCGGGTCGGCCCCGCCGCCGCGGGCGAGGCGAAGCGGGAGCTGCCGGACGACCCGTACCAGCGCTTCCACGACGTCTGGGAGCAGGTCATCGCCGCCGCCGAGGCGAGCCGGCCCGTCTGGAAGCTCCAGACCGAGGTCGTCACCCGGCTCGACGACGACGAGAAGCTGCGCGATGCCATCAAGGAGCCGCAGCGGGAGGGCCGGCTCGGGATGGCCGAGGGCATGCTCGGCATCGACCCGGCGGTCGACCCGGAGAAGGCCCGGGTCGCGGGCCTGCTCTGCCAGGCCCTGGCGGCCGGCGTCATGATCCAGTGGATGGTGGACCCCGACACCGCGCCGACGGCGGACGACCTCACGGAGGGGCTCAAGGTGCTCATGGGGGAGCGGAGCTGA
- a CDS encoding ABC transporter permease — protein MSDSLTDVRTRVPAAAPATPREADGTKPPEARKPAAATPATLPVSRSGIQRRRRLGPGRSVPFGRLLGPVLVVALWWAASAAGHLDPRILSGPGTVVSTAVELIADGRLQGNVLVSLERAGLGLLLGVASGVLLAVIAGLSRTGEYLVDGPLQIKRAIPSLAMLPLLILWLGIGEQMKITVIALGVAVIVYINTYASLTSIDSRHVELAEVLELGRLQFLRKVVLPGSLPGFFVGLRLGVTSSWLGLIVVEQVNATSGIGYMMFQAQQYAQSDVIIVGLVAYGTFGFASDALVRAVERRALSWRRTLAG, from the coding sequence ATGAGCGACTCCCTGACCGACGTCCGCACCCGCGTCCCGGCGGCCGCACCGGCCACGCCACGTGAGGCGGACGGCACGAAGCCCCCCGAGGCCCGGAAGCCCGCCGCCGCGACCCCCGCCACCCTCCCGGTGTCCCGCTCCGGCATCCAGCGGCGGCGACGCCTCGGCCCCGGCCGGAGCGTGCCCTTCGGGCGGCTCCTCGGCCCCGTGCTCGTGGTCGCCCTCTGGTGGGCCGCCTCGGCGGCCGGCCATCTCGACCCGCGCATCCTCTCCGGCCCCGGCACGGTCGTCTCCACGGCCGTCGAGCTGATCGCCGACGGGCGGCTCCAGGGCAATGTGCTGGTCTCCCTGGAGCGCGCCGGGCTCGGTCTGCTGCTCGGGGTCGCCTCCGGTGTGCTGCTCGCCGTGATCGCCGGACTCAGCCGCACCGGCGAGTACCTCGTCGACGGGCCCCTCCAGATCAAACGGGCCATTCCGTCCCTCGCGATGCTGCCGCTGCTGATCCTCTGGCTCGGCATCGGCGAACAGATGAAGATCACCGTCATCGCCCTCGGTGTCGCCGTGATCGTCTACATCAACACCTACGCCTCGCTGACCAGCATCGACAGCCGGCATGTGGAGCTCGCCGAGGTGCTGGAGCTGGGCCGCCTGCAGTTCCTGCGCAAGGTCGTCCTGCCCGGCTCGCTGCCCGGATTCTTCGTCGGGCTCCGGCTCGGCGTCACCTCGTCCTGGCTGGGACTGATCGTGGTCGAGCAGGTCAACGCCACCAGCGGCATCGGCTACATGATGTTCCAGGCCCAGCAGTACGCCCAGTCGGACGTGATCATCGTCGGTCTGGTGGCCTACGGCACCTTCGGGTTCGCCTCCGACGCCCTCGTCCGCGCCGTCGAGAGGAGGGCCCTGTCATGGCGACGCACGCTGGCGGGCTGA
- a CDS encoding flavin reductase family protein: protein MTVSLSSHPAAGLEPGLFKQAFRAYPAGVVVVTADAGSGPVGFTATSLTSLSLEPPLLSFGIATRSSSWPHIRRATSAVVNFLGAEQEDLARRFATSGIDRFARPTGWRRLDQGDPVLDGVTGWLRVDIEQLVPAGDHRIVIGRVVDAWQDANRRPLLFHDGGYHSL, encoded by the coding sequence ATGACTGTCTCCTTGTCCTCGCATCCCGCGGCCGGTCTCGAACCCGGCCTCTTCAAGCAGGCGTTCCGCGCCTATCCGGCCGGCGTCGTGGTGGTCACCGCGGACGCCGGATCCGGCCCGGTCGGCTTCACCGCCACCTCGCTCACCTCCCTCTCCCTCGAACCGCCGCTCCTCTCCTTCGGCATCGCGACCCGCTCCTCCTCCTGGCCGCACATCCGGCGCGCCACGTCCGCGGTCGTCAACTTCCTCGGCGCCGAACAGGAGGACCTGGCCAGGCGCTTCGCCACCAGCGGGATCGACAGGTTCGCCCGGCCCACCGGCTGGCGGCGACTCGACCAGGGCGACCCGGTCCTCGACGGCGTCACCGGCTGGCTGCGCGTCGACATCGAGCAGCTCGTCCCCGCCGGGGACCACCGCATCGTCATCGGCCGCGTCGTGGACGCCTGGCAAGACGCGAACCGGCGCCCGCTGCTCTTCCACGACGGCGGCTACCACTCCCTCTGA
- a CDS encoding ABC transporter substrate-binding protein, whose translation MPSFPHPPPSPALGRRGFLALASGAVLAAAGCAPQTSNAAHSVPLKELPTGPPPTGTSLTVAVRSSRIQFAESGIGKKLPFTVSEWPNLSAGPDIIQGFRARSIDLASNAGIPPIQAEAIGVESRIVAVQVRRQPSYVFATAPGSAVRSVADFRGKKIAFSQGQAQGVVVLRALKQAGIANGDVDLVELPSTQFLTALQSKQVDAAPLGEPTLTKYLSQYAADGARRVPTDVIDLLTVLWAPIEVLNDPAKAAAVRSFVPLWAQGVVWAWENTDRWIDAYYVKDQGVKEADGRRIVASLAKPQFPVSWDKAIAWEQETADLLAEGGFVPKVDAASLFDRRFEGLASGAVPAQYREGS comes from the coding sequence ATGCCCTCTTTCCCGCACCCGCCTCCGTCCCCCGCCCTCGGGCGGAGAGGCTTCCTCGCCCTCGCGTCCGGCGCCGTCCTCGCCGCCGCCGGATGCGCGCCCCAGACCAGCAACGCCGCCCATTCCGTACCGCTGAAGGAACTGCCCACCGGGCCGCCGCCGACCGGTACGTCGCTGACCGTCGCCGTCCGCAGTTCGCGTATTCAATTCGCCGAATCAGGCATCGGGAAGAAACTCCCCTTCACCGTCTCCGAGTGGCCCAATCTGAGCGCGGGACCCGACATCATCCAGGGATTCCGGGCGCGCTCCATCGACCTGGCCAGCAATGCCGGAATTCCGCCGATCCAGGCCGAGGCCATCGGCGTGGAGTCCCGTATCGTCGCCGTGCAGGTGCGCAGGCAGCCCTCGTACGTCTTCGCCACCGCGCCGGGCTCGGCCGTCCGGAGCGTCGCGGACTTCCGGGGCAAGAAGATCGCCTTCTCGCAGGGGCAGGCACAGGGCGTGGTCGTCCTGCGGGCCCTGAAGCAGGCCGGGATAGCCAACGGCGACGTCGACCTCGTCGAACTGCCGAGCACCCAGTTCCTCACCGCGCTCCAGTCCAAGCAGGTCGACGCGGCGCCGCTCGGCGAGCCGACGCTCACCAAGTACCTGTCCCAGTACGCCGCGGACGGCGCCCGCCGGGTGCCCACCGACGTCATCGACCTCCTGACCGTCCTCTGGGCCCCGATCGAGGTGCTGAACGACCCGGCGAAGGCCGCGGCCGTCCGCAGCTTCGTCCCGCTGTGGGCCCAGGGCGTGGTGTGGGCGTGGGAGAACACCGACCGCTGGATCGACGCCTACTACGTCAAGGACCAGGGCGTGAAGGAGGCCGACGGCCGCCGCATCGTCGCCTCCCTCGCCAAACCGCAGTTCCCGGTCTCCTGGGACAAGGCCATCGCCTGGGAGCAGGAGACCGCCGACCTGCTGGCCGAAGGCGGGTTCGTGCCGAAGGTGGACGCCGCCTCGCTGTTCGACCGGCGCTTCGAGGGCCTCGCCTCCGGGGCCGTACCCGCCCAGTACCGGGAGGGATCATGA
- a CDS encoding ABC transporter ATP-binding protein — MATHAGGLTKDRAPRPGEPEAAPDGQPLGPGAPDAPPAVRAGRLVRRFGDRVVLKEIDIALAAGEFTALLGRSGSGKSTLLRAVAGLDHDVEGSGELLVPERVSLSFQDSRLLPWLRVLDNVTLGLRGPGARERGLTALAEVGLAGRERSWPHELSGGEQQRAALARALVRDPELLLADEPFGALDALTRIKMHDLLRELYERHRPAVLLVTHDVDEAVELADRVLVLDEGEISVDLAIDLPTPRDRRDPRFQQYRDALLAALGVHSAPLAPAPRPEDHPHAAHV, encoded by the coding sequence ATGGCGACGCACGCTGGCGGGCTGACGAAGGACCGCGCCCCGCGCCCCGGGGAGCCGGAGGCCGCACCCGACGGGCAGCCCCTCGGCCCCGGCGCCCCCGACGCACCCCCCGCCGTACGGGCCGGGCGCCTGGTCCGCCGCTTCGGCGACCGGGTCGTCCTCAAGGAGATCGATATCGCCCTGGCGGCGGGGGAGTTCACCGCCCTCCTCGGCCGCAGCGGCTCCGGCAAGTCCACGCTCCTGCGCGCCGTGGCCGGCCTCGACCACGACGTCGAGGGCTCGGGAGAGCTGCTCGTCCCCGAGCGGGTCTCGCTCTCCTTCCAGGACTCCCGGCTGCTGCCGTGGCTGCGGGTCCTCGACAACGTGACCCTGGGGCTGCGCGGGCCCGGCGCCCGTGAACGCGGTCTGACCGCGCTCGCCGAGGTGGGCCTCGCCGGCCGCGAGCGGTCCTGGCCGCATGAACTGTCCGGCGGCGAACAGCAGCGGGCCGCACTCGCCCGCGCCCTCGTACGCGATCCCGAACTGCTGCTCGCCGACGAGCCGTTCGGCGCGCTCGACGCACTGACCCGGATCAAGATGCACGACCTGCTCCGCGAACTGTACGAACGCCACCGCCCCGCGGTCCTCCTCGTCACCCACGACGTCGACGAGGCCGTCGAACTCGCCGACCGCGTCCTCGTCCTCGACGAGGGCGAGATCTCCGTCGACCTCGCCATCGACCTCCCCACCCCGCGCGACCGGCGCGACCCGCGCTTCCAGCAGTACCGCGACGCCCTGCTCGCCGCGCTCGGCGTGCACTCCGCACCGCTCGCCCCCGCACCCCGTCCGGAGGACCACCCCCATGCCGCACACGTCTGA